From a single Vanacampus margaritifer isolate UIUO_Vmar chromosome 15, RoL_Vmar_1.0, whole genome shotgun sequence genomic region:
- the tifa gene encoding TRAF-interacting protein with FHA domain-containing protein A encodes MDVSQTMETEEDLLTCLRIKFYHSQQSCKGLYSLLPLGNRIKLQADESLRLGRDAQSCTFALADRRVSRKQLTLQAYRTPDSPEMLFSIQNLSQTVKVYVNGTSLDFLERADLPSKALVRFGEYEILIIREAGEAKQSFEVELELLPVPPSRETCTCEPTTLPVMDTGAHSIPQVQVPLENDETLMSTSLDNPPSSGVSDLL; translated from the coding sequence ATGGATGTGTCCCAGACAATGGAGACAGAAGAGGACCTCCTGACATGTCTCCGCATCAAGTTCTACCACTCACAGCAGAGTTGCAAAGGTCTTTACAGTCTGCTTCCACTGGGCAACAGAATCAAACTTCAGGCTGATGAGTCTCTCCGCTTGGGACGTGACGCCCAGTCTTGTACCTTCGCCCTCGCTGACCGCCGGGTGTCTCGCAAACAGCTGACCCTTCAAGCTTACCGCACACCCGACAGCCCCGAGATGCTGTTCAGCATCCAGAACCTGTCTCAGACGGTCAAAGTGTACGTGAACGGCACAAGCCTGGACTTCTTGGAAAGGGCGGATCTCCCGAGTAAGGCCCTGGTCCGGTTCGGCGAGTACGAGATATTGATCATCAGGGAGGCCGGTGAGGCCAAGCAGAGCTTTGAGGTGGAGCTCGAGCTGCTGCCTGTGCCTCCTTCCAGGGAAACGTGCACATGCGAGCCCACCACTTTACCAGTCATGGACACGGGCGCACATTCGATACCACAAGTTCAGGTCCCTCTGGAGAATGATGAGACGCTCATGTCCACCTCACTTGACAACCCCCCATCTTCTGGAGTTTCTGAtttgctgtag
- the rbm4.3 gene encoding RNA-binding protein 4.3 encodes MVKIFVGNLPQEATEEEIQALFTEHGTVTECSIVKNFAFVHMDDRRAATKAIKALHLHKLHGSAINVEASHGKNYGAVKLHVANVERGMDEELRTLFEEYGRVTECAIIKNFAFVHMSNSDEAMDAIQGIDNTEFHGKRIHVQISKSRPRDEQEEYPPPPDGGFWPPPFPGNRPEPPPPGFMRGRPMGPGYPAPPLPPPPPRRAVYPERPYEGDRSGYGVVDYYEKYRARPYGMGPGGPPPPPPPPPPPPGVARDRLMNPPLDPYERRPPPPPPPSAYYARDRSPHRRAPNEAVPPNGNGYAYERSRIAPVTRVPPYGIPRPRDPYAPRLPPPPPPPARYAY; translated from the exons ATGGTGAAGATTTTTGTCGGGAACCTGCCCCAAGAGGCAACTGAGGAGGAAATCCAGGCCCTCTTCACGGAGCACGGCACAGTCACGGAATGCTCCATCGTCAAAAACTTCGCTTTCGTCCACATGGATGACCGCAGGGCTGCAACGAAAGCCATCAAGGCCCTGCATCTCCACAAGCTCCACGGCTCTGCGATCAACGTTGAGGCCAGCCACGGGAAGAACTACGGCGCGGTCAAGCTGCATGTGGCCAATGTGGAAAGGGGAATGGATGAAGAGCTCCGTACATTGTTTGAAGAGTATGGCAGGGTCACGGAATGTGCCATTATCAAGAATTTTGCTTTTGTGCATATGTCTAATTCTGATGAGGCCATGGATGCCATCCAGGGAATCGACAATACTGAATTTCATG GTAAACGCATCCACGTGCAGATTTCCAAAAGTCGTCCTCGCGACGAGCAGGAGGAGTACCCTCCTCCCCCAGACGGTGGCTTTTGGCCCCCGCCTTTCCCAGGAAACAGGCCTGAGCCCCCCCCACCGGGCTTCATGAGAGGTCGCCCCATGGGTCCAGGTTACCCCGCCCCGCCTTtgccaccccctccccccaggCGAGCTGTGTACCCCGAGCGTCCTTACGAGGGCGATCGGAGCGGTTACGGCGTGGTTGATTACTATGAAAAGTACAGAGCCCGCCCTTACGGGATGGGTCCGGGCGGtccgccgccgccacctccgccgcctcctccccctcccGGCGTTGCGCGAGACCGTCTCATGAACCCGCCGCTCGACCCGTACGAGCGTCGGCCGCCTCCGCCCCCTCCTCCGTCGGCGTACTATGCCCGAGATCGCAGCCCTCACCGCCGAGCGCCAAACGAGGCCGTTCCTCCTAACGGTAACGGCTACGCCTACGAGCGCTCCCGTATCGCTCCCGTTACCCGGGTCCCGCCGTACGGAATTCCTCGACCCAGGGACCCCTATGCACCGCGACTGCCGCCTCCACCACCGCCGCCTGCACGCTACGCTTATTAA